One region of Thunnus albacares chromosome 8, fThuAlb1.1, whole genome shotgun sequence genomic DNA includes:
- the LOC122987686 gene encoding uncharacterized protein LOC122987686 isoform X4, which produces MSTFNRTTVQRGSRSLRGKPGGSVSAVVSSFGPLTARAQRRRDRERREEEQQRRREGMEEDRRQGAKRHLLRPRQVSLQVRRTNKVAMVTGLSEHRTSCVMPVPPVKPSTGVGSRQSPGPCTRPSDTCKPKGHSQSRPQETNIKHLARHSNHQLPRNQRLSLNHQTISNYHSNPKTVSSLQNSGRNSSRIPSQISLTNGSVIRQLNESPGVLRLSRRRRGLPPDTSPIPLNLCSLDKNSLKKCRMLQSNDGDVPLESDRPVGETPMKDVKCDEDVREEYVNHMSKTSGSHDGELKQDRCGHSGERSLARCSCVTEDIDEVNVGKLSLVSVTALEPYQDRVNYTNDITNYDLSPVCKAICRHVRDKRFQRNQPASSTTPKTITRTTVSRSVARAATVRTTVTKAAVNSVTSTYVRSNPPASYSAKRTAKGIIKGTSKDIYKCTSLASSYSIHNSRGAAKDSSKATAEDSTKDSSYLSTYKGSTKRLTQTKSTTSAIKTRTSPRIPLKH; this is translated from the exons ATGAGCACATTCAATAGAACAACAG TGCAGCGAGGGTCTAGGTCTCTGAGAGGGAAGCCTGGAGgctctgtctctgcagtggTCAGCTCCTTTGGCCCGCTAACTGCTCgagcacagaggaggagggacagagagaggagagaggaggaacagcagaggaggagagaggggatggaggaggacaggagacaGGGAGCTAAGAGACACCTCCTGAGACCTCGCCAGGTCTCCCTACAGGTCAGGAGGACTAACAAG gttgccatggtgaccGGACTGTCTGAACATAGAACCTCTTGTGTCATGCCAGTCCCTCCTGTAAAGCCAAGCACAGGGGTTGGCAGCAGACAATCCCCAGGGCCCTGCACAAGACCTAGCGATACCTGTAAACCAAAAGGCCACTCCCAAAGCAGACCCCAGGAAACCAACATCAAACACCTTGCGCGGCATAGCAACCACCAGCTGCCTCGCAATCAGCGCCTTTCTCTGAACCACCAAACAATCTCGAACTATCATAGCAACCCCAAGACCGTCAGTAGTCTTCAGAACTCAGGAAGAAATTCAAGCAGGATTCCATCTCAAATATCATTGACTAATGGCTCAGTTATCAGACAGTTAAATGAGAGCCCTGGGGTTCTGAGGTTGTCCAGAAGGAGGAGAGGGCTCCCACCAGACACCAGCCCTATCCCTCTGAATCTGTGTTCTTTGGACAAAAACTCATTGAAGAAGTGCAGGATGCTGCAGAGCAATGATGGTGACGTCCCACTGGAAAGTGACCGCCCTGTTGGTGAGACCCCAATGAAGGATGTGAAATGTGATGAAGATGTTAGGGAGGAGTATGTGAACCATATGAGTAAAACCAGTGGTAGCCATGATGGAGAACTTAAACAAGACAGATGTGGTCATAGTGGAGAGAGGAGTCTAGCGAGGTGCAGTTGTGTTACTGAAGACATAGACGAGGTAAATGTTGGAAAGTTAAGTTTGGTGAGCGTCACTGCTCTGGAGCCCTATCAAGACAGGGTCAACTATACCAATGACATCACAAACTATGACCTTAGCCCTGTATGTAAGGCCATATGTAGACATGTGAGAGATAAAAGATTCCAGAGAAATCAGCCAGCTTCATCCACAACCCCCAAGACAATTACCAGGACAACTGTTTCTAGGAGTGTTGCCAGAGCTGCTACTGTTAGGACCACTGTTACTAAAGCTGCTGTCAATTCAGTGACATCTACATATGTACGCAGTAACCCACCAGCCAGTTATTCTGCCAAGCGTACTGCTAAGGGTATTATAAAAGGTACGAGCAAGGACATTTACAAGTGTACTTCACTAGCCAGCAGCTACTCTATTCATAATTCCAGAGGTGCTGCAAAAGACTCTTCCAAGGCTACCGCTGAGGACTCAACTAAGGACAGTAGCTATTTAAGTACTTACAAGGGCTCTACAAAGCGTCTTACCCAGACCAAGTCTACTACCTCAGCCATTAAGACCAGGACGAGCCCTAGAATCCCTCTGAAGCATTAA
- the LOC122987686 gene encoding uncharacterized protein LOC122987686 isoform X3, whose product MTSAQCNHTHNMAVVTCLTRHQPKTEDFLSFLCLRGSAALPSNMAFLASGREKELAGTQHLTSCLSTNHRTATEGKSMSTFNRTTVQRGSRSLRGKPGGSVSAVVSSFGPLTARAQRRRDRERREEEQQRRREGMEEDRRQGAKRHLLRPRQVSLQVRRTNKVAMVTGLSEHRTSCVMPVPPVKPSTGVGSRQSPGPCTRPSDTCKPKGHSQSRPQETNIKHLARHSNHQLPRNQRLSLNHQTISNYHSNPKTVSSLQNSGRNSSRIPSQISLTNGSVIRQLNESPGVLRLSRRRRGLPPDTSPIPLNLCSLDKNSLKKCRMLQSNDGDVPLESDRPVGETPMKDVKCDEDVREEYVNHMSKTSGSHDGELKQDRCGHSGERSLARCSCVTEDIDEVNVGKLSLVSVTALEPYQDRVNYTNDITNYDLSPVCKAICRHVRDKRFQRNQPASSTTPKTITRTTVSRSVARAATVRTTVTKAAVNSVTSTYVRSNPPASYSAKRTAKGIIKGTSKDIYKCTSLASSYSIHNSRGAAKDSSKATAEDSTKDSSYLSTYKGSTKRLTQTKSTTSAIKTRTSPRIPLKH is encoded by the exons ATGACATCAGCACAATGTAACCACACCCATAACATGGCTGTAGTCACCTGTCTGACGAGACATCAACCCAAGACTGAAGActtcttgtcttttctctgtttgagaG GTTCAGCAGCGTTGCCTAGCAACATGGCCTTCTTAGCGAGTGGACGGGAGAAGGAGTTAGCTGGCACTCAACATCTTACTTCCTGTCTTTCCACCAATCACAGGACTGCAACTGAGGGGAAGAGCATGAGCACATTCAATAGAACAACAG TGCAGCGAGGGTCTAGGTCTCTGAGAGGGAAGCCTGGAGgctctgtctctgcagtggTCAGCTCCTTTGGCCCGCTAACTGCTCgagcacagaggaggagggacagagagaggagagaggaggaacagcagaggaggagagaggggatggaggaggacaggagacaGGGAGCTAAGAGACACCTCCTGAGACCTCGCCAGGTCTCCCTACAGGTCAGGAGGACTAACAAG gttgccatggtgaccGGACTGTCTGAACATAGAACCTCTTGTGTCATGCCAGTCCCTCCTGTAAAGCCAAGCACAGGGGTTGGCAGCAGACAATCCCCAGGGCCCTGCACAAGACCTAGCGATACCTGTAAACCAAAAGGCCACTCCCAAAGCAGACCCCAGGAAACCAACATCAAACACCTTGCGCGGCATAGCAACCACCAGCTGCCTCGCAATCAGCGCCTTTCTCTGAACCACCAAACAATCTCGAACTATCATAGCAACCCCAAGACCGTCAGTAGTCTTCAGAACTCAGGAAGAAATTCAAGCAGGATTCCATCTCAAATATCATTGACTAATGGCTCAGTTATCAGACAGTTAAATGAGAGCCCTGGGGTTCTGAGGTTGTCCAGAAGGAGGAGAGGGCTCCCACCAGACACCAGCCCTATCCCTCTGAATCTGTGTTCTTTGGACAAAAACTCATTGAAGAAGTGCAGGATGCTGCAGAGCAATGATGGTGACGTCCCACTGGAAAGTGACCGCCCTGTTGGTGAGACCCCAATGAAGGATGTGAAATGTGATGAAGATGTTAGGGAGGAGTATGTGAACCATATGAGTAAAACCAGTGGTAGCCATGATGGAGAACTTAAACAAGACAGATGTGGTCATAGTGGAGAGAGGAGTCTAGCGAGGTGCAGTTGTGTTACTGAAGACATAGACGAGGTAAATGTTGGAAAGTTAAGTTTGGTGAGCGTCACTGCTCTGGAGCCCTATCAAGACAGGGTCAACTATACCAATGACATCACAAACTATGACCTTAGCCCTGTATGTAAGGCCATATGTAGACATGTGAGAGATAAAAGATTCCAGAGAAATCAGCCAGCTTCATCCACAACCCCCAAGACAATTACCAGGACAACTGTTTCTAGGAGTGTTGCCAGAGCTGCTACTGTTAGGACCACTGTTACTAAAGCTGCTGTCAATTCAGTGACATCTACATATGTACGCAGTAACCCACCAGCCAGTTATTCTGCCAAGCGTACTGCTAAGGGTATTATAAAAGGTACGAGCAAGGACATTTACAAGTGTACTTCACTAGCCAGCAGCTACTCTATTCATAATTCCAGAGGTGCTGCAAAAGACTCTTCCAAGGCTACCGCTGAGGACTCAACTAAGGACAGTAGCTATTTAAGTACTTACAAGGGCTCTACAAAGCGTCTTACCCAGACCAAGTCTACTACCTCAGCCATTAAGACCAGGACGAGCCCTAGAATCCCTCTGAAGCATTAA